The following are from one region of the Cupriavidus sp. D39 genome:
- a CDS encoding ABC transporter permease, giving the protein MTGISTTPADLTIQTKQASQSHGYWHGVSRRLRRDKTTIVFGVILLLMFAAILLASELTSNDPFQGDMLHRLMPIGFEHHPLGTDELGRDMLTRLLYGGRTSWFLGITPVIIALAIGGLLGIIAGFAGGGVNMMIMRATDVFFAFPSVLLAVAISGALGGGIFNIILSLTLVFIPPIIRVAETVTTSVRELDYIEAARASGAGSLTIVRVHVLPNVLGPIFVYATSLISVSMILGAGLSFLGLGTKPPDAEWGLMLNTLRGAIYTQPLLTMLPGFCIFATSIGFNMVSDGLRSAMDVRA; this is encoded by the coding sequence ATGACCGGCATTTCGACTACCCCGGCGGATCTCACGATCCAAACCAAACAAGCATCGCAAAGCCACGGCTACTGGCATGGCGTGTCGCGCCGGCTGCGGCGCGACAAGACGACCATCGTCTTTGGCGTCATTTTGCTGCTTATGTTCGCGGCGATCCTGTTGGCATCGGAGCTCACTTCCAACGATCCCTTCCAGGGCGATATGCTGCACCGCCTGATGCCGATCGGTTTCGAGCATCATCCGCTCGGCACCGATGAGCTCGGGCGCGACATGCTTACGCGCTTGCTCTACGGCGGGCGCACCTCCTGGTTTCTCGGCATCACCCCGGTCATCATCGCCCTTGCCATCGGCGGTCTGCTCGGCATCATCGCCGGCTTTGCGGGCGGCGGCGTGAACATGATGATCATGCGTGCCACCGACGTGTTCTTCGCCTTTCCCTCGGTGCTGCTCGCGGTCGCTATCAGCGGCGCGCTGGGAGGCGGCATCTTCAACATCATCCTGTCGCTCACATTAGTCTTCATTCCGCCGATCATCCGGGTCGCGGAAACGGTCACCACCAGCGTTCGGGAGCTCGACTATATCGAGGCCGCGCGGGCCAGCGGCGCCGGCAGCTTGACCATCGTGCGCGTGCACGTGCTGCCCAATGTACTCGGCCCGATTTTCGTGTACGCGACCAGCTTGATCAGCGTATCGATGATCCTTGGCGCAGGTCTCTCCTTTCTGGGCCTCGGCACCAAACCGCCGGACGCGGAATGGGGACTGATGCTCAATACCTTGCGCGGTGCGATCTACACCCAACCGCTGCTGACCATGCTGCCCGGCTTCTGCATCTTCGCTACCAGCATCGGCTTCAACATGGTCAGCGACGGCTTGCGCTCAGCCATGGATGTACGGGCCTAG
- a CDS encoding ABC transporter permease: MIFYLLRRVIYTIPIALAVSLVCFMLVHIAPGDPINAIVPPDAPQELVVQLKHDYGLDKPLPVQFGIWLVHVVHGDLGRSLASGRPVLEDLSDAIGNTYRLSMVAATLGFVFGSLFGGLAAAFRGTWIDRTLVGIAVAGVSLPHYWLGMVLVVIFGVILNALPAMGAGPDGSAVWLWDLDHLQHLVLPAVTLAAIPMGIITRTVRGIVVEILNQDFITTLRGKGMLRRDIFIHVVKNAAPNASAVMGLQLGYLMGGSILVETVFSWPGTGFLLNNAIFQRDIPVLQGTILVLAMCFVALNLLVDLFQTALDPRIKRS; the protein is encoded by the coding sequence GCCTCGTCTGCTTCATGCTTGTGCATATCGCGCCGGGGGATCCGATCAACGCCATCGTGCCGCCCGACGCACCGCAAGAGCTGGTGGTGCAACTCAAACACGACTACGGACTCGACAAACCGCTGCCGGTGCAATTCGGGATCTGGCTTGTGCACGTCGTACACGGAGATCTGGGGCGCTCGCTCGCCAGCGGCCGGCCTGTGCTGGAAGATCTCTCGGATGCGATAGGCAACACCTACCGGCTTTCGATGGTCGCAGCCACGCTCGGTTTCGTGTTCGGCTCGCTGTTCGGCGGACTCGCCGCAGCATTCCGCGGTACCTGGATCGACCGCACCCTGGTCGGCATCGCGGTGGCCGGCGTATCGCTGCCGCATTACTGGCTCGGCATGGTGCTGGTGGTGATATTCGGCGTCATCCTGAATGCATTGCCGGCGATGGGGGCGGGGCCCGACGGATCCGCGGTATGGTTGTGGGACCTGGATCATCTGCAGCATCTGGTGCTGCCGGCAGTGACGCTGGCAGCTATCCCGATGGGCATCATTACCCGCACCGTGCGCGGCATCGTCGTCGAGATCCTCAATCAGGACTTCATCACAACGCTGCGCGGAAAAGGCATGTTGCGGCGTGACATCTTCATCCACGTGGTCAAGAATGCGGCGCCGAACGCGTCCGCGGTGATGGGACTGCAGCTCGGCTATCTGATGGGCGGCTCCATTCTGGTCGAAACAGTGTTCAGTTGGCCCGGCACCGGCTTTCTGCTAAACAACGCTATCTTCCAGCGCGACATCCCTGTGCTGCAGGGCACGATCCTTGTCCTGGCCATGTGCTTCGTTGCACTCAACCTGTTGGTCGATCTGTTCCAGACCGCCCTTGACCCAAGGATTAAACGCTCATGA